One window of Mediterraneibacter gnavus ATCC 29149 genomic DNA carries:
- a CDS encoding ribonuclease HII yields MKSISEIRTEFEACRGSRAELYEMYAYDTRMGVQKLIQKYQKQDEKLANERLRLKQMRQYEEKYSHCDYICGIDEVGRGPLAGPVVAAAVILPKDAEILYLNDSKKLSAKRREELYDEIQEKAIAIGIGMAGPARIDEINILQATYEAMRQAIGQLSVEPEVLLNDAVTIPEVVIPQVPIIKGDAKSVSIAAASVIAKVTRDRLMEEYDQVLAGYGFADNKGYGSAEHIAALRKLGPTPIHRRTFIKNFV; encoded by the coding sequence ATGAAAAGTATCAGTGAGATCAGAACAGAGTTTGAAGCGTGCCGGGGTTCAAGAGCAGAATTGTATGAGATGTATGCGTATGATACAAGGATGGGAGTGCAAAAGCTCATTCAGAAATATCAGAAGCAGGACGAAAAGCTTGCAAATGAAAGACTTCGTTTAAAGCAGATGCGGCAGTATGAAGAAAAGTATAGTCATTGTGACTATATCTGCGGAATTGATGAGGTTGGAAGAGGACCACTGGCAGGTCCGGTTGTGGCAGCGGCGGTAATTCTCCCGAAAGACGCCGAGATTCTATATTTGAATGATTCCAAAAAGCTCTCGGCAAAGCGAAGAGAAGAGCTGTATGATGAGATACAGGAAAAAGCAATTGCAATTGGGATCGGAATGGCGGGACCGGCGCGAATTGATGAGATCAATATTCTTCAGGCAACCTATGAAGCGATGCGTCAGGCAATCGGTCAGCTGTCTGTAGAACCGGAGGTTCTTTTAAATGATGCAGTCACGATCCCGGAGGTTGTGATTCCACAGGTGCCGATCATCAAAGGAGATGCAAAAAGTGTTTCAATTGCGGCCGCAAGTGTAATTGCGAAAGTAACAAGAGACCGTCTGATGGAAGAGTATGATCAGGTACTTGCGGGATACGGGTTTGCTGACAATAAGGGATATGGCTCGGCAGAGCATATCGCAGCACTTCGGAAACTTGGACCGACGCCGATTCACCGCCGTACCTTTATTAAAAATTTTGTCTGA
- the lepB gene encoding signal peptidase I has translation MKEKDQDRSIFKEILGWLVYIAILLAAVYVLITYVGQRTEVSGHSMEPTLQHGDNLIVDKISYRFREPERYEIIVFPYQYKENTYYIKRIIGLPGETVQIIDGEVYINGELLADEHYGKEVMLDPGIAAESITLGDDEYFVLGDNRNHSSDSRDPSVGVLHRKDLIGRAWVRIWPFSDIGFIRHD, from the coding sequence ATGAAAGAGAAAGATCAGGATAGAAGTATTTTCAAAGAAATTTTAGGATGGCTCGTGTATATTGCGATTTTGCTGGCTGCGGTATATGTTCTGATTACGTATGTGGGACAGCGGACAGAAGTCAGCGGACATTCTATGGAACCGACACTGCAACATGGAGACAATCTGATCGTAGACAAGATCAGTTATCGTTTCAGGGAACCTGAGCGGTATGAGATTATCGTATTCCCTTATCAATATAAGGAAAATACATATTATATCAAACGGATCATCGGACTGCCGGGAGAAACTGTCCAGATTATAGACGGAGAGGTCTATATCAATGGAGAACTGCTGGCGGATGAACATTATGGAAAAGAAGTGATGCTGGATCCGGGGATTGCAGCAGAATCGATCACACTGGGAGACGATGAATATTTTGTTCTGGGTGACAATCGAAATCACAGTTCTGACAGCAGGGATCCGAGTGTAGGCGTGCTGCACAGGAAGGATCTGATCGGGCGAGCCTGGGTGAGGATCTGGCCGTTTAGTGACATTGGGTTTATCCGGCACGATTAA
- the ylqF gene encoding ribosome biogenesis GTPase YlqF, which produces MHFQWYPGHMTKAKRMMQENIKLIDLVIELVDARLPVSSRNPDIDELGKNKARLILLNKADLAEEKWNDAWAEYFKKKGYSVVKVNSKRGGGIKSIQGVIQEACKEKIERDRKRGILNRPVRAMVVGIPNVGKSTFINALAGKACAKTGNKPGVTKGKQWIRLNKNVELLDTPGILWPKFEDQTVGLRLAFIGSIKDEILNTEELGGELIRFLVQSYPGVLQEKYDVSESQDIYACLEEIAKNRHCLVRGSELDMEKAARLLLDDFRNGRIGRITLEFPQDYEETDGE; this is translated from the coding sequence ATGCATTTTCAGTGGTATCCGGGACATATGACAAAGGCAAAACGGATGATGCAGGAGAATATCAAACTGATCGATCTGGTGATCGAACTGGTGGATGCAAGGCTGCCGGTCAGCAGCCGGAATCCGGACATTGATGAGCTCGGAAAAAATAAAGCACGTCTCATTCTTTTAAATAAAGCCGATCTGGCAGAAGAAAAGTGGAATGATGCATGGGCAGAGTATTTTAAGAAGAAAGGATATTCTGTAGTCAAGGTCAATTCAAAGAGAGGCGGGGGGATCAAGTCGATTCAGGGCGTGATTCAGGAAGCCTGTAAAGAGAAGATAGAAAGAGACAGAAAGCGCGGGATCTTAAACCGCCCGGTGCGTGCAATGGTCGTTGGGATTCCGAATGTAGGAAAATCAACGTTTATCAATGCACTGGCAGGAAAAGCCTGTGCCAAGACCGGGAATAAGCCGGGAGTGACAAAAGGAAAACAGTGGATCCGTTTAAATAAAAATGTAGAACTTTTAGATACGCCGGGTATTCTCTGGCCGAAGTTTGAAGACCAGACCGTGGGACTTCGGCTGGCATTTATCGGTTCTATTAAAGATGAGATTCTCAATACAGAAGAGCTGGGAGGCGAGCTGATCCGGTTTCTGGTACAGAGTTATCCGGGTGTATTGCAGGAAAAATATGATGTGAGTGAGTCACAGGATATTTATGCGTGTCTGGAAGAAATTGCGAAGAACAGGCATTGTCTGGTACGAGGCAGTGAGCTGGATATGGAAAAGGCGGCAAGGCTGTTGTTAGATGATTTTAGAAATGGAAGAATTGGAAGAATTACTCTGGAATTCCCTCAGGATTATGAAGAGACAGACGGAGAGTAA
- the lepB gene encoding signal peptidase I: MRHLKFRKKRKRAPHKAKLHFLSEKIHWNKKAVALWIAEIAVVCALAFILVFYFGQRVSNAGDSMRPELKNGDVVLVNRLVYNAMTPKRGDIIAFKPNGRENAHYYIKRIVGLPGETVQIKDGKVYINGKEQKKDIFVSEIEKPGVAQDEITLGENEYFVLGDQASSSDDSRMADIGNVKRSEIYGKIWFNTSVGSNFGFVK; encoded by the coding sequence ATGCGGCACTTAAAGTTTCGAAAAAAGCGAAAAAGAGCGCCACACAAGGCAAAACTGCATTTTCTGAGTGAAAAGATCCATTGGAACAAAAAAGCGGTTGCGCTCTGGATCGCAGAGATTGCAGTCGTCTGTGCACTTGCATTTATACTGGTATTTTATTTTGGACAGCGAGTGAGCAATGCAGGCGATTCGATGCGGCCGGAATTAAAAAACGGAGATGTTGTTCTGGTGAACCGTCTGGTGTATAATGCCATGACTCCGAAAAGAGGAGATATTATTGCGTTTAAGCCAAATGGCAGAGAAAATGCACATTATTATATCAAAAGGATCGTGGGACTGCCGGGAGAGACGGTTCAGATCAAGGATGGAAAAGTATATATTAACGGAAAAGAACAGAAAAAAGATATCTTTGTGTCCGAAATTGAAAAGCCGGGAGTTGCCCAGGATGAGATCACACTTGGTGAGAATGAGTATTTTGTACTGGGAGATCAGGCGTCCAGCAGCGATGACAGCAGGATGGCTGATATCGGAAATGTAAAACGTTCGGAAATTTACGGGAAGATATGGTTTAATACGAGTGTGGGCAGTAATTTTGGATTTGTAAAATAG
- the rplS gene encoding 50S ribosomal protein L19, with protein MNEIIRKIEAEQMKENAPEFNVGDTVKVYAKIKEGNRERIQVFEGTVLKKQGGGVRATFTVRKFSNGIGVEKTWPIHSPHVEKVEVVRRGKVRRAKLNYLRSRIGKAAKVKELVK; from the coding sequence ATGAACGAAATTATCAGAAAAATCGAAGCTGAGCAGATGAAAGAAAATGCACCTGAGTTTAACGTTGGTGATACTGTAAAAGTATACGCTAAGATTAAAGAGGGTAACCGTGAAAGAATCCAGGTTTTCGAAGGAACAGTTCTGAAAAAACAGGGTGGCGGAGTAAGAGCTACTTTCACAGTAAGAAAATTCTCTAACGGAATCGGTGTTGAAAAAACATGGCCAATCCACTCTCCACACGTTGAGAAAGTGGAAGTTGTTCGCAGAGGTAAAGTAAGAAGAGCAAAACTGAACTACTTAAGATCACGTATCGGTAAAGCAGCTAAGGTTAAAGAATTAGTAAAATAG